DNA from Geobacter sulfurreducens PCA:
CACATCATCGATATCAAGTTTGAACTGTGGGGAGTCATCCTGGCCGTTGGGACGAACCGCCATCAGCTTCGGATTCTTCATGGCCATGCCCAACAGCTGGTTGCGAGCCTCCATCAGCTTGTCATGTCCCAGGCCGCTGCGGTCCTGCAGCATGAAGTCAAAGCCGTTGGCCTGCCCCAGCTCCACCACCGCCGGCGGTGAAAAAGCAAAGGCCATACCGTCTTTGATCTTTGAAAATGCCGCCATGGCCCTGCCGGCAACGGCCGGCGCCTTGAGGTCGGGGGTCGGGCGCAGCTCCCAATCCTTCAGCTTGACGAAGGCGAGGCCCATGTTCTGGCCGCGACCGGCGAAGCTGAAGCCGGCCACGGTAATGATGGCCTCCACGGTCTTTTTCTCCCGCTCGAGGAAATGGTGCTCAAGCTCCTCGATGACCTTGATGGTCCGCTCCTTGGTGGCTCCGGCGGGCAACTGGACCTGACAGATGATGAACCCCTGGTCCTCGTCCGGCAGGAAGGCCGTCGGCAGCCGCAGGAAGAAGAACACCATTACCGCCACGATACCGCCGTAAACCACCAGGTACCGGACCGGCTTGCCGAAGGAGCGGCCGACAATCCCTTCGTATTTCTCCCGTGCCCAGTCGAACCCCTTGTTGAAGTGGCGGAAGAACTGGCAGAACCAGCCGCATTCACCCGGGGTATGTCCTTTTTCAACCGGCTTGAGCAGGGTGGAGCAGAGGGCCGGCGTCAGTATCTGGGCCACCAGTACCGACAGGATCATGGCCGAAATGATGGTGATCGAGAACTGGCGGTAGATAACGCCGGTGGAACCGCCGAAGAAAGCCATTGGCAGGAAGACGGCCGACAGCACGGTGGCGATTCCCCAAAGAGCGCTGGTGATCTGCCCCATGGACTTGATGGTGGCGTCGTGGGGAGAGAGCCCCTCCTCGGACATGATCCGTTCCACGTTCTCCACCACGACGATGGCGTCGTCGACAAGCAGGCCGATGACGATAACCAGCGCGAACATGGTCAGGGTGTTGATGGAGAACCCCGCGGCCGCCAGCACCCCCATGGTCCCCAGGAGAACAACCGGCACGGCGATGGTCGGAATAAGAGTCGCCCGGATGTTCTGCAGGAACAGGAACATGATGATGAAGACCAGGAAGACGGCCTCGACCAGGGTCTTGACCACCTCTTTGATGGAGATCTTCACAAAGGGGGTGGTGTCGTAGGGGTAGACAACCTTCATGCCGGCGGGGAAGTAGCGGGAGAGCTCCTCCATCTTGGCTTTGACACGCTCACCCGTATCCAGCGCGTTGGCGCCGGCCGCCAGCCTGATCGCCATGCCGCCCAGCGGTTTTCCCTTGTAGCGTGCTTCGATATCGTAATTCTCAGTACCGACCTTGGCCTCGGCTACGTCTTTCAGCTTGACCGTGGAGCCGTCGGGGTTCGTGCGCAGGATGATGTTGTTAAACTGCTCCGGCGTCTGGAGCAGGGTGCGGGCGGTGATAGTTGCATTCAGCTGCTGCCCGTGGACGGCAGGGCTGCCGCCGAACTGGCCGGCCGAAACCTGAGCGTTCTGCGCCTGAATCGCTGCAATTACATCATTGGTGGTCAGATGAAAATTGTTCAGCTTTGCAGGATCCAGCCAGATCCGCATAGCGTTCTGGGAACCGAAGACCGTTACCTCGCCCACCCCTTCGGTGCGGCTGATGATATCCTGAACGTTGGAGACCAGGTAGTCGGTCAGGGTATCGCGCGTCAACGAACCGTCTTCCGAGACCAGACCGACGATCATCAGGAAGTTCTTGGTGGACTTAACCACCTGGATCCCCTGCCGTTGAACGATCTGGGGGAGGAGCGGCGTGGCCAGCTGCAGCTTGTTCTGCACCTGAACCTGGGCGATATTGGGATCGGTGCCGGCCTTGAAGGTCAGGTTGATGGCCACGGCCCCGGCCGAGTCGCTGGTGGACGACATGTAGATCAGGTTGTCGATGCCGTTCAGCTTCTGCTCGATGACCTGGGTAACCGTATCCTGCACCGTCTGGGCCGAAGCCCCCGGATACATGGCGTTGATGGTGATCTGGGGCGGCGCGATGGGCGGATACTGGGAGACCGGCAGGGTCTTGATGGCCAAAAGCCCCCCCAGCATGACCATGATGGAGATGACCCAGGCAAAAATTGGTCTGTTTATGAAAAAGCGGGACATGAAAGAAGCTCCTTAATGCGTATTCCCCCGTGGTGACAGGGAGGCGGGGCCTTAGGATCGCAACGCTGTCAGCCTATTTTTTGGCACTCGCCGCTTGGTTCGCTGCCGCGGGGGCAGCAGCCTCCGGTTTTGCCGCGAACGGCACGGTTTTAACCTGCGTGCCCGGCCGTGCCTTCTGGATTCCCTCCAGAATGACCCGGTCGCCGGCTTTCAGGCCGTCGCTCACCAGCCAGTTCTCCCCCACGGTCCGGACGACCTTGATTACCCGCGGCTCCACCTTCTCCTCGGCCCCCACCACCAGGACCATGGCCTCACCTTGGGGATTGCGGGTCACACCCCGCTGCGG
Protein-coding regions in this window:
- a CDS encoding efflux RND transporter permease subunit, with the protein product MSRFFINRPIFAWVISIMVMLGGLLAIKTLPVSQYPPIAPPQITINAMYPGASAQTVQDTVTQVIEQKLNGIDNLIYMSSTSDSAGAVAINLTFKAGTDPNIAQVQVQNKLQLATPLLPQIVQRQGIQVVKSTKNFLMIVGLVSEDGSLTRDTLTDYLVSNVQDIISRTEGVGEVTVFGSQNAMRIWLDPAKLNNFHLTTNDVIAAIQAQNAQVSAGQFGGSPAVHGQQLNATITARTLLQTPEQFNNIILRTNPDGSTVKLKDVAEAKVGTENYDIEARYKGKPLGGMAIRLAAGANALDTGERVKAKMEELSRYFPAGMKVVYPYDTTPFVKISIKEVVKTLVEAVFLVFIIMFLFLQNIRATLIPTIAVPVVLLGTMGVLAAAGFSINTLTMFALVIVIGLLVDDAIVVVENVERIMSEEGLSPHDATIKSMGQITSALWGIATVLSAVFLPMAFFGGSTGVIYRQFSITIISAMILSVLVAQILTPALCSTLLKPVEKGHTPGECGWFCQFFRHFNKGFDWAREKYEGIVGRSFGKPVRYLVVYGGIVAVMVFFFLRLPTAFLPDEDQGFIICQVQLPAGATKERTIKVIEELEHHFLEREKKTVEAIITVAGFSFAGRGQNMGLAFVKLKDWELRPTPDLKAPAVAGRAMAAFSKIKDGMAFAFSPPAVVELGQANGFDFMLQDRSGLGHDKLMEARNQLLGMAMKNPKLMAVRPNGQDDSPQFKLDIDDVRAGALGVSQTSINEVLSTAWGSSYVNDFIENGRVKKVYLQADARYRMLPEDIGKWYVRNNNGEMVPFSAFATAHWQYGSPRLERYNGIPSVEIMGQAAPGVSTGEAMAEMEKMAAQLPAGIGYEWTGLSYEEKQAGAQAPALYAISLLVVFLAVAALYESWTIPFVNLLMLPLGLVGAVTAVTLRMLPNDVYLQIGLLTTVGLSTKNAILIIQFIKEQLHHGHDLVEATLLAVKIRLRPVIMTSLAFFFGTLPLALTKGAGAAAQNAIGTAVTGGLLSATFIDLIFIPFFFVMVSKLFAKKQTAVQPPADTASEVN